A window of Pseudoliparis swirei isolate HS2019 ecotype Mariana Trench chromosome 13, NWPU_hadal_v1, whole genome shotgun sequence genomic DNA:
gggggatctcgccccttcTGCATATTTTACGATACAAAACATTTCGCAAACATGATGGCAGTGGGAATGGTTCggaaatatatttctgcagaaAAATGCAATAATACTGTagcattaaaacacaaacactggACATGAATGCAAAGTATTATTACAGTGTGAAAACATAACGCGGCTGATATTTAGGACTCAAATTACACTAAATTACATTAATTAAGGGTCTAATGTGCCTCTCAAGCCAACACATTATATGATATTCAGTTTAAAGGTTAATTATTGACTCATTAAACGGCATTAAACAATAATTCACTTCCAAGATAAATTAAATCTGGGCCGACTCTAATGCCTAAGATCATCTAATATGGTAAATACACAAAATAAGCTCGAGAACAGATACTAAATGGACTAAAATAATATCAAACGATATGATTTTGTAATTTGCGAAACATCAGATATAGTCTAATCTGGCAAATAAAACGTTTGCTCCTCATATGTTAACATTAATAGTATAATGCAGTAGTAATAACAATGCTTTAGATGAAACAGATACATAACGTGGAGTGATTTTAGATATCGCCATACATTGTAGTGGAACGTTCCTGAAAAGCGTTCAACGGCGTCGCCGGAAGGACTTCAAGGTTGCACCAGAGCGTGACCTCAACGCGGTGCGTCCTGTAAGATGTTCCGTTTGCTTCCCTGAGCGTCCCAAGATGACCACGAGTCCACATGTCTCCCGCTGCACGACGACTTCTCTCCGCGGGGATGCTGGCGTCGCTCCGTCGACGGATGTTTGTCCCTCCGGCCGCGCGGCCCGTCGGGTGAGAAGTGAACCATAGACCCGGTGACTCTGGTTCTGTTGAACCGGTTTGACCCGGTGACTCTGGTTCTGTTGAACCGGTTTAACTCTGGATGCTCTTCAAGCTGTTTAACGGCACCAGCACGAGCTGCGGCCCCCTCGTCTCCACGCGGGTCTTCTCTGGGCGGACATGGAGCTTCGTTGCTCCGCTGACACTCATTTAAATAGTGTCACCCATCATACGTTTGGTTTACCCTCAACTGTCTGTCAATATTTGTTATCAACATCTGAACTCATACGGTCATTTTTGCCAAATACAATTGTTCCTGGAGACACTGAACGCAACGCAGCTGATCACCAGCAGCCGTGTTGAGCCTGACAGACCGAGGCAGTTACCTGTGTCTgtagatggatgtgtgtgtctgtagatggatgtgtgtgtctgtagatggatgtgtgtgtctgtagatgGATGTGTCTgtagatggatgtgtgtgtctgtagatgGATGTGCATGTCATCATGTTCAAGACCGTGACGTGTGCCATTTGAAACGTGCTGGGGATGCAGACGGTTATATTGCATTGTGCACATTACTGCTCAGAGCAGCATGGTGCTGGTCCTGATGGTCTTGTGTTTtgtctggtgctggtcctgatggtcttgtgttttgtctggtgctggtcctgatggtcttgtgttttgtctggtgctggtcctgatggtcttgtgttttgtctggtgctggtcctgatggtcttgtgttttgtctggtgctggtcctgatggtcttgtgttttgtctggtgctggtcctgatggtcttgtgttttgtctggtgctggtcctgaTGGTCTTGTGTTTTCAGCAGAGTGAACAGTGGGCGGTCTCTGGCTCTGAGCGCACAGGACAAGGCCAAAGACAAAGTGAGCGACGAGCCCATCAAGTTCTCCACCAGTAAAGCCAGCCACCGGACCTGGAGAGTGGAACGCTCCTTGGGAAGCCAGTTTCAGCGGCCCTGGTGGAAAGTCCTCCCGGTCAGCCTGTTTTTCATAGGAGTCATGCTGTGGTGTGCCCTGAGGGAAGAGACGGACATCGATGTGCTGCTGGGGAAGCAGCTGCATGAGCATCTACCCGGCCTGCTTCCAGAGACGGAAGATCAACCCGACTCGCTTCCAGAGGATGAAGCCCAAACTAAATAAAGTTCAAATGTGGGGCCTGTACATATCAGCTATTTAATGTTGTCTGTAACATGTCATTGCTCTAACGCTGCCCAGTGCTAGGAGCATTTGTTAATGCTTCAATTTTGATGGAACATggattaaatgtcatttaatgAAACTGAATCTTACTGTATTCCATGCAACAGGATACAAGCACACTGGGAATCACTATCAGGACTTGACCACATGTTTACAAGCTGTACCTTTATTGAAGTGAACCAGTAAAAATGAAGCTACATATGAATCATTTATCCAAAATGTATGTTCAGATAATGCAGTCACTAATTTGAGGTAGCGGAAAGTTTATTTACAGCACAAGAAATCCCATGACATGCACACAGGATCAAATGGTCCAGATTCTAAAATATATTTGCAAACCTGAGAAAGGCAGTGGAGTATTTTGTTTTTCAGATATGAAGCGCTACACTACCGTAAATAGGACAGGAGAAAGTAAAGAGTAAAAGAAAGTACAATCAGAAAAACATGACGGAAACTACATGTGGCAAATCAGGTGATACGCATGCTGGTAATAATTCCAagatttacaaaaacaaaaccccaGTCAGACCCACCCACCCCCTACTAAAAAGATAAAATCAAAGTAATCATTTATGCGCGCTCTCCTCGAATCCGCCTGGCCAGCTG
This region includes:
- the LOC130203287 gene encoding ubiquinol-cytochrome-c reductase complex assembly factor 4 isoform X1, translated to MSPAARRLLSAGMLASLRRRMFVPPAARPVGRVNSGRSLALSAQDKAKDKVSDEPIKFSTSKASHRTWRVERSLGSQFQRPWWKVLPVSLFFIGVMLWCALREETDIDVLLGKQLHEHLPGLLPETEDQPDSLPEDEAQTK
- the LOC130203287 gene encoding ubiquinol-cytochrome-c reductase complex assembly factor 4 isoform X2; the protein is MSPAARRLLSAGMLASLRRRMFVPPAARPVGVNSGRSLALSAQDKAKDKVSDEPIKFSTSKASHRTWRVERSLGSQFQRPWWKVLPVSLFFIGVMLWCALREETDIDVLLGKQLHEHLPGLLPETEDQPDSLPEDEAQTK